The Cellulomonas flavigena DSM 20109 DNA segment CCGTTCCGGCGCCCAGGTGCTCGTCGACGCCCCCGCCGACCCCGACCGGCTCCTCGCGCTGCTGCGGGAGGGCAGCGCGACGGCCCGGCTCGACCTCGTGGTGGTCACCCACCGGCACCGCGACCACCTGGGGGCCCTCGCGTCGGTCGTCGCGGTCACGGGCGCCGCGGTCGCGGCGGGCGCCGACGACGCGGACGCGGTCGCGACCGCGAGCGACCACCCGGTCGACCGCCGGCTGCGGCACGGCGACGTGCTGACCGTCGGACACCTCCGGCTCGACGTCGTCGCGCTGCGCGGCCACACACCCGGGTCCGTCGCGCTCGCGCTGACCGAGCCCTCGGGCACCGCGGGCCCCGACGCCGCCCCAGGACGCGTGCACCTCTTCACGGGGGACTCGCTGTTCCCCGGTGGTGTCGGGAACACCGACCGTGACCCGCAGCGGTTCGCCCAGCTGCTCGGCGACGTCACCGAGCGCGTCTTCGCCCGCTACGGGGACGACACCTGGGTCTACCCCGGGCACGGGGACGACACCACGCTCGGCATCGAGCGCCCGGCTCTGCCTGCGTGGGCCGCGCGGGGCTGGTGACCCTCAGCCCTCGACGGGGCCGAGCACGGAGGTCGCGAGCGTGGCGTGCGCCGACTCGTCGTCCGAGGGGTGGTAGATGCCCGCGAGCACGTCACGGTAGAGCCGCGCGAGCTCGCTGCCGGTGAAGTACGCGCCCCCGCCGGACACCCGCAGCGCGAGGTCCACGACGACCCGTGCCGTCTCCGTCGCGCGGACCTTGAGCCCCACGAGCTGGGCGAACCAGCGGGCGCCGTGGTCGGCCTGCTCGTCGACGTCCCGCGCGAGGGCGAACACCTGCAGCTCGGCGCCGTCCTGGGCGAGCGCCGCGTCGGCGACCCGCCAGCGGATGTCCGGGTCCTGCGCGTACGGGCGCCCGTCGTGCTTGAACGACGTGCGTCGCCGGGCGTGCGCGACGCCGAGCTCGAGCGCGCGGCGGCCGATCCCCGTGTACACCGCGGCGAGCAGGGTCTCGAAGACGGCGAACAGCGCGAACACGAACGGGTCCGCCGACGGGCCGGGCGGGAGCCGCCGGTAGACACGGTCGGCGGGTGCGTACGCGCCGTCGAGCACGGTCGTCGCGGACTGCGTGGCCCGCATGCCGAGCGTGTCCCAGTCGTCGCGGGCCTCGACGCCGCCGTCCGCGCGCGCGACGACGCCGTGCACCAGACGCGGGTCGTCCGGGTCGGAGTCGTCGAGGCCGAACGTCGCCAGACGCGTCCAGACCGGCGACAGCGACGTGAAGATCTTCGTGCCGTGGTAGCGGTAGCCGCCGTCGGGCTGCGGCACGGCCCGCGTGCGGGAACCGAACATCACGAGGTCGTTGCCGGCCTCGGAGTTGCCGAACGCGAACACCTCGCCGGCCGCCGCGTCGCGCAGCACGAACTCGACCGAGTCGTCGCCCCGCGCCGAGAGCAGCGCGGCGAGCCCGGTGACGACGAGGTGCATGTTGACCGCGAGCGCGGTGGCAGGTGCGGCGCCTGCGAGCCGCACCTGCTCGCGCGCGACCTCCTCGAGCGTCAGCCCGGCCCCGCCCAGCCGCTGCGGGACGAACGCCGTCAGGTAGCCCGCCGCGGTGAGCTCCGCGAGGTCGTCGTGCGGGAACGTGTTCTCGCGGTCGTGCGTCTCGGCGCGCTCGTGGACACGCGCGAGCAGGTCGTCGGTGAGCAGGGTGCGCAGCTGCCGGGTCATCCCGCCACTCTGCCACCGCGCCGGGCGTGGACCGGTGCGCCGTCGCGCACCGCGCTCGGGCAGGATGGCCGCATGAGCATCTTCGCCGTCCGCTACACCTACGACGAGCGGTCCGAGGTCCGCGACGCCGTGCGGCCCGAGCACCGCGCCTGGCTCGCCGGACAGGCCGAGGCCGGCGTCCTGCTGGGCTCGGGTCCGTTCACCGAGGGCGCCCCGGGAGCTCTGCTGGTGCTGCGGGGCGACGACGAGGACGCGGTGCGCGCCGTCCTGGCCCAGGACCCGTTCGCGCGCGAGGGCCTCGTCGCCGACACCGAGGTGCGCACATGGGAGGTCGTCCTCGGGCCCTGGGCGGCGACCGTCTGACGTGACGTCGGGACGGCCGACGCTCAGCGCGGGCTGTCGAGCACGCCGCCGGTCGCCGTCGGCCGCGCCGCTGCGGCGACGTGGCGCGCGTGCAGGAGGCTCGCGCGGGTCGCGGTGGCGAGCGAGACCGGCAGCTCGTGTGTCACGCGCGGTCGTCCGTCGCCCCGTCGTGGCCCGCCGGGGGCAGCACGCCGGGCGTGGCGGCACGCGCCGTGCCGAGCGCGTCGGCGCGGGCGTCACGCCGGGTGCGGCGCAGCGACAGCACGGTGGTGAGCGCGAGGGTGAGGACGATGAACGCCAGGGAGACCCACGTGTTGATCTCCGGGATCGCGGTGACGTGCTCGCCGCCGTTGATGAACGGCACCTCGTTGGTGTGCAGCGCGTGGATGACGAGCTTGATCCCGATGAACCCGAGGATCGCGCCGAGCCCGTAGGCGAGGTAGACCAGCTTGTCGAGCAGCCCGTCGATGAGGAAGAACAGCTGCCGCAGGCCGAGCAGCGAGAACGCGTTCGCCGTGAAGACGAGGTAGGTCTCCTGCGTGAGGCCGAAGATCGCGGGGATCGAGTCGACCGCGAAGATGATGTCGGCGGTGCCGATGGCGATCATCACGATGAGCATCGGCGTCAGCAGGCGCCTGCCGTCCCGGCGGACCACCATCTTGTCGCCGACGTAGTCGTCGGTGGTCGGGAAGACGCGTCGCGTCCAGCGCAGCACCGCGTTCTCGTGGTACTCGTCCTCGGCTTCGCTCCCGGCCTTGACCTGCGTCCACGCGGTGTAGAGCAGGAACAGCCCGAAGATGTAGAAGATCCACGACAGGTTCTCGATCATCGCGGCGCCGATGAAGATGAACACCGTCCGCAGCACGAGCGCGATGGTGATGCCGATGAGCAGCACCTTCTGCTGGTAGAGCCGCGGCACGCGGAAGCTCGCCATGATGAGCACGAAGACGAAGAGGTTGTCGACCGACAGGCTCTTCTCGGTCACGTAGCCCGCGAAGTACTCGGCGCCGTAGGTCGAGCCCCACACGGCCCACACGAGCACACCGAACACGAGCGCGACGCCCACGTAGCCGATCGACCACGCCGCCGACTCCCGCAACGTGGGCTCGTGCGGCGAGCGCACGTGCCCGACGTAGTCGACGGCGAGCATCACGAGGATGACGCCGACCGTGACGGCCCACACCCACACAGGAACATCCATGAACAGACCTCCGGAACGTACGACTGATGACCGGAGGTCTCTTCCGCCAGCACAGCTCGCACCTGGCGAGATCCTGCGCGCGGCCGACGGCACCGGGCCGGCAACGCTGGCGACCGTGATGACGATGACGTCGTGGGGAGTACTCCCCTCCGCGGAGAACTATAGGTGACACCGCGGGCGCCGCCAGCCGGCGTCTCACACCAGGCAGAACTCGTTGCCCTCAGGGTCCTGCAGCACGATCCAGTACCCCTGCTGCTCGTCGTCGACCTCGCGCACACGCGTCGCGCCGAGCACCTCGAGCTGCGCCGCGCGTGCCCGGATGCCGTCGCGGTCGGGCGGCCCGCCCCGGCGGGTGGGCACCCCGGGGAGCCCGACGTCGAGGTGCAGCCGGTTCTTCACGGTCTTGCCCTCGGGCACCTTCTGCAGGAAGAGCCGCGGGCCGACGCCCTCGGGGTCCACGATCGCGTACGCGTCGTTCCACCGCTCCTCCGGCAAACCCCAGGCACGCAGAGTGTCCTGCCAGGTGGCGAAGCCCTCGGGCGGCGGGTCCTCCACGTACCCGAGAACCTCCGCCCAGAAGGCCCCGACCGCGCGGGGGTCGTGAGCGTCGAGCACGATCTGCAGCCTGCGGTCCATCGGGTCTCCCGGCAGTCGATGCGGTGGCGTCCGGCACGAGTGGCGTGCCGCGCGTCGTTGTCCGGTCCGGCGGTGCCGTGCCGGGCACCGGCGGCGTCAGGCGGTGGCCGCCTGCATCTGGCGCAGTTCCTTCTTCAGTCCGGAGATCTCGTCGCGCAGCCGCGCGGCGAGCTCGAACTGCAGCTCGCCCGCCGCCGCGTGCATCTGCTCGGTGAGCTGCTGGACGAGATCGGCCAGGTCGTGCGCGGCCGCGCCCGCGAGCCGCGTGCGCTCGTCACCTCCGGACGGTCGCGACCCGAGGCCCGGCACGGGGGCCTTGCCGCGGCTCGCCTGGCGACCCGCGCCGCCCAGCAGCTCGGCGGTGTCGGCGTCCTCGCGCGCGAGCATGTCGGTGATGTCGCCGATCTTCTTGCGCAGCGGCTGCGGGTCGATGCCGTGCTCGAGGTTGTACGCGATCTGCTTCTCGCGGCGGCGGTCGGTCTCGTCCAGCGCCTGCCGCATCGCCGGCGTCACGGTGTCCGCGTACATGTGCACCTGGCCCGAGACGTGACGGGCGGCGCGACCGATCGTCTGGATCAGCGACTTGCCCGAGCGCAGGAACCCCTGCTTGTCGGCGTCGAGGATCGCCACGAGCGACACCTCGGGCAGGTCGAGGCCCTCGCGCAGCAGGTTGATGCCCACGAGCACGTCGTACTCCCCCAGCCGCAGCTCGCGCAGCAGCTCGACACGTCGCAGCGTGTCGACCTCCGAGTGCAGGTAGCGCACACGGACGTCCTTCTCGAGGAGGTAGTCCGTGAGGTCCTCCGACATCTTCTTGGTGAGGGTCGTCACGAGCACGCGCTCGTCGCGCTCGACCCGGTCGCGGATCTCGCCGAGCAGGTCGTCGATCTGCCCCTTGGTCGGCTTGACGACCACCTGCGGGTCCACGAGGCCGGTCGGGCGGATGATCTGCTCGACGACACCGTCGGCCATCGACAGCTCGTAGTCCCCCGGCGTCGCCGACAGGTAGACGGTCTGGCCGATGCGTTCGACGAACTCCTCCCAGCGCAACGGTCGGTTGTCGATCGCGCTGGGCAACCGGAAACCGTGGTCCACGAGGGACCGTTTACGGGACATGTCCCCCTCGAACATCGCCCCGATCTGCGGCACGGTGACGTGCGACTCGTCGATGACGAGGAGGAAGTCCTCCGGGAAGTAGTCGAGGAGCGTGTTCGGTGCGGAGCCGGGGGCTCGCCCGTCGATGTGGCGCGAGTAGTTCTCGATGCCGGAGCACGAGCCGATCTGCCGCATCATCTCGATGTCGTACGTGGTGCGCATCTGCAGGCGCTGCGCCTCGAGCAGCTTGTTCTGCCGCTCGAGGTCGGCGAGCCGCTCCTCGAGCTCGGCCTCGATCCCGGCGATCGCGCGCTCCATGCGCTCGGGCCCGGCCACGTAGTGCGTCGCGGGGAAGACGTGCATCTGCTGCTCCGACCGCACCACGTCACCCGTCAGCGGGTGCAGCGTCGCGATCGCCTCGATCTCGTCACCGAAGAACTCGATGCGGATCGCGAGCTCCTCGTACACCGGGATGATCTCGACCGTGTCGCCGCGCACCCGGAACGTCCCGCGCGTGAACGCCATGTCGTTGCGTGTGTACTGCATGGTGACGAACTTGCGGAGCAGCTGGTCCCGGTCGACCTGGTCGCCGACGGCCAGGGTCACCATGCGGTCGACGTACTCCTGCGGCGTTCCGAGGCCGTAGATGCAGGACACCGTCGAGACCACCACCACGTCGCGGCGCGTGAGCAGCGAGCTCGTCGCCGAGTGCCGCAGCCGCTCGACCTCCTCGTTGATCGAGGAGTCCTTCTCGATGTAGGTGTCCGACTGCGCGATGTACGCCTCGGGCTGGTAGTAGTCGTAGTACGAGACGAAGTACTCGACCGCGTTGTTCGGCAGCAGCTCACGGAACTCCGTGGCGAGCTGCGCGGCGAGGGTCTTGTTGGGAGCCATGACGAGCGTCGGACGCTGCAGCTCCTCGATGAGCCAGGCGGTCGTCGCCGACTTCCCGGTCCCGGTGGCGCCGAGCAGCACGACGTCCTTCTCGCCGGCGCGCACGCGCGCCGCGAGCTCCTCGATCGCCGTGGGCTGGTCCCCGCTCGGGGTGTACTCGGACACCACCTCGAACGGCGCGACGGTCCGCTGCAGGTCGGTGACGGGGCGCATACGACCACGGTACGTCGCACCACCGACATCGACCGCGCGCAGCCCGGCGGACCCGGGGCCCGCGGGGCGCGGACGACCTACCAGTCGCCGCTGAACGACACGTGGGCGGCCGGGTCGGCCCGCTGGAGCATCCCGGAGTACTTGTCCATGAAGTCGCGGTATGCGGTGAAGCCGACGATCTTGCGCTTCGCCATCGGCACCATCTTGCTCATGCCACCGGACTTCACGACGTAGGTCGTGATGGTGGTGCGCACCGTGACACGGCCCACCGCTCGGTCCACCTCGACGTCGAAGTGGAGCACCGGCTCGGTGCTCTCACGCGTCATGTCCCGGATGGAGACCTCGACCTTGTTGGCGGTGCGCTCGCCGACGCGCAGCCACCCGCTCTCGTCCTCGACCGCGGCCGCAGCCGCCTGGACGAGATCGAGCACCTGGGTCGCCGAGAGCACACCCGTGGCCACCGACATGGAGGCCTTCGACTGCAGCGGGCGCGCCTCCCACCCACTACCGACCGATTGGAGTGCCATCGTTCCTCCGGCTCCGTTGCCGCGGGTCGCCCATTGCCACCCGCCGGACGCGCGCTGTTCCCGCGTCCATCCGAGTGATCGGCGCTTGCACGCTACTCCTCGCGTGGACAAGCGTCCAATTCACTCGTTCGGGTGTGAGCTACTCCCCAGTACGGAGGACCTAGGTCCTGCAGGGCACATCACGACGCGTCGGCTGCCCGTTCGTCGGCCTGCTCGACGGCGAGCCGCTCCCAGAGCTCGTCGACCTGGCGCACCAGGTCGGCGTCGCTCCCCGTCCCGTCGAGCACGACGTCCGCCGCCGCCAGCCGTTCCTCGTCGCGTGCCTGCGCCGCCACGCGCGCCTCGGCGTCGGAGCGCAGCATCCCGCGCAGCCGCACCAGCCGCTCGACGCGCAGCACCGCGGGCGCGTGCACGACCACCACCACGTGGAAGTCCTTCTCCTGCCCGGTCTCGACGAGCAGCGGGATGTCGTGCACGACGACGGCGCCGGCGTCGCGCGCGGCCGCCGCCGCCTCGATCTCGGCCGCGAGCCGCCGGACGACGGGGTGCACGATCGCGTCCAGCCGAGCGCGCGCGTCGGGGTCCGGGAACACCACCCGCGCCAGGGCGGGCCGGTCCAGCATCCCGTCGGCGTCGAGGACCTCGGAGCCGAACTGCGCGACGACCTGCGCCAGGCCCGCCGACCCCGGGGCCACGGCCTGCCGCGCGAGCACGTCGGCGTCGACCACCACCGCACCCAGCTCGTCGAACCTGCGCGCGGCAACGGACTTGCCCGCCGCGATGCCCCCGGTCAGCCCGATCCTCTGCATCGCCCCATCGTCGCCCCCTGCACGCGCCCGCGCTACCGCCCCGGCCCGTCGGGCACCTGGCGCAGCCGTCACGCTCGCCGGGGACGCCGACGGCCGGCCACCCCGGAGGGTGACCGGCCGTCGCGTGGACCGGTGCGGGCGGACCCGCGCGGTGTCAGTTGCCGGTGAGCTTCTCGCGCAGCGCGGCGAGCGCCTCGTCCGACGCGAGGGTGCCGGTGGCCTCCTCGCTGGCCGACGAGTACGTCGAGGGCACCGGGCCGCTCGAGGCGGCGCCGGACTCCGACGTCGACGCCTCGAGGTCGGCCTGCGCCGCCGCGGCGACCTGCTTGCGGTGCGCCTCCCAGCGCTCGTGGGCGGCCGCGTACTGGGCCTCCCACGCCTCGCGCTGGGCCTCGAAGCCCTCGAGCCACTCGTTCGTCGTCGGGTCGAAGCCCTCGGGGTACTTGTAGTTGCCCTGCTCGTCGTACTCGGCCGCCATGCCGTACAGCGCGGGGTCGAAGTCGTCCGACTCGGGGTCGAAGCCCTCGTTCGCCTGCTTGAGCGACAGCGAGATGCGGCGACGCTCGAGGTCGATGTCGATGACCTTGACGAACACGTCGTCGCCGACCTGCACGACCTGCTCCGGGATCTCGACGTGGCGCACGGCCAGCTCCGAGATGTGGACAAGGCCCTCGATGCCGTCCTCGACGCGCACGAACGCACCGAACGGGACGAGCTTGGTGACCTTGCCGGGCACGACCTGGCCGATGGCGTGCGTCCGGGCGAACGCCTGCCACGGGTCCTCCTGCGTCGCCTTCAGCGACAGCGAGACCCGCTCGCGGTCGAAGTCGACCTCGAGCACCTCGACCGTGACCTCCTGGCCGACCTCGACGACCTCGGACGGGTGGTCGATGTGCTTCCAGGACAGCTCGGAGACGTGCACGAGCCCGTCCACGCCGCCCAGGTCGACGAACGCGCCGAAGTTGACGATCGAGGACACGACACCGGGACGGACCTGGCCCTTCTGCAGGGTCTGCAGGAAGGTCGAGCGCACCTCGGACTGCGTCTGCTCGAGCCACGCACGCCGCGACAGCACGACGTTGTTGCGGTTCTTGTCGAGCTCGATGATCTTCGCCTCGATCTCCTTGCCGACGTACGGCTGGAGGTCGCGGACGCGACGCATCTCGACGAGGGAGGCCGGCAGGAAGCCGCGCAGGCCGATGTCGAGGATGAGGCCGCCCTTGACGACCTCGATGACGGTGCCGGTGACGACGCCGTCCTCCTCCTTGATCTTCTCGATCGTGCCCCACGCCCGCTCGTACTGCGCGCGCTTCTTGGACAGGATCAGCCGACCCTCCTTGTCCTCCTTCTGGAGGACGAGGGCCTCGACCGCGTCGCCGACCTTCACGACCTCGCCGGGGTCCACGTCGTGCTTGATGGACAACTCGCGGGAGGGGATGACGCCCTCGGTCTTGTAACCGATGTCGAGCAGGACCTCGTCGCGGTCGACCTTGACGATGGTGCCCTCGACGATGTCGCCGTCGTTGAAGTACTTGATGGTGGCGTCGATCGCGGCGAGGAAGTCCTCGGCCGAGCCGATGTCGTTCACCGCGACCTGCGGGCTGGCGGGCTTCGCGGGGGTGGAGATGCTCATGTAGTGGTGGGCTCCGATGCGGACAGGAAGTAGAGCGGACAGGGATGGTCCGTGGCACGGGCGCCACGGCTCGTACTGCGCCCCGGGCGCCCTCCCGACGCCGTGGGCGCGCGGGGGGAGAACGAGGATGGGTGCGCACGAGGACGCGCGGCACCGCCGTCCACCCTATCGGGTGGCCGGCCGCACAGGCAAAGGGGCGTCAGGCCAGCGCGCGCGCCACGGTCAGCAGGTCCTGCGGCACGTACTTGACCTTGCCCGCCACCTGCGACAGCGGCACGAGCACGACCTCCTCGCCGCGGATCGCCGTCATGACGTTGGTCGTGCCGGCCGTCACCGCGTCGATCGCTGCGACCCCGAAGCGCGAGGCGAGGATGCGGTCGGCCGCGGTCGGGATGCCGCCGCGCTGCGTGTGCCCCAGCACGGTGACGCGCGTGTCGAAGCCCGTGCGCTGCTCGATCTCGACCTTGAGCCGCTCGCCGATCGCGCCGGCGACGATCTCGCCGAACTTGCCGACCTGCGTCTCGTAGTGCATCGAGGTGCCCTCGGCCGGCACCGCGCCCTCGGCGACGACGACGATCGAGAAGCTCGCGTGCGCACGGTGGCGGTGCTTGAGGAACTTCTCGATCCGCGTGATGTCGAACGGCTCCTCGGGGGCGAGCACGAGCTCGGCGCCGCCTGCGATGCCCGACGTGACGGCGATCCACCCCGCGTGCCGGCCCATGACCTCGACGATCATCACGCGGTTGTGCGACTCGGCGGTCGTGTGGATCCGGTCGATCGCCTCGGTGGCGATGCTCACCGCGGTGTCGAAGCCGATGGACGCGTCGGTCGCCCACACGTCGTTGTCGATGGTCTTGGGGATGCCGACGACCTTCACGCCCGCCTCGGCCACCTTGCTCGCGGCGTTCAGCGTGCCGTCGCCGCCGATGCAGATCAGCGCCTCGATGCGTTCGGCCTCGAGCGTGGCCAGCGCGGCCTCCAGGCCGCCGTCCGACGCGTGGGGGTGGTACCGCGCCGTGCCCAGCAGCGTGCCACCGGTCGGCAGCACGTTGCGGATGTCGCGGCGCGACAGCGGCATGACGTCGCCGTCGACGACGCCCTTCCACCCGTTGCGGAAGCCGATGATCGAGTGTCCGTGCTCGCCCTCCCCCCGCTTGACGACCGCACGGATCGCGGCGTTCAGGCCGGGGACGTCACCGCCACCGGTCAGCAGACCGACTCGCACGCTGGAGCTCCTCGTTCGCAGGGGTCACCCCCGCCAGGTGCGTGGGGGCCGGCGCGCTCCGACGCGCACCGGCGCCCACCCTAGCCACCCCGGCGGGCCCCGTGGTGCACCTCAGGTCCCGGTCGGGACCGTCCCCGACCTGCTCAGGCGGACCGACCGAGGTCAAGGTCCCGACCAGGGATGGCGTCGAGCAGCGTCCGCGTGTACTCCGTGCGCGGGGCGTCGAACACGTCGTCGACGGTCCCGTGCTCGACGACGCGGCCGGACTGCATGACGACCACCTCGTGCGCGATCTGCCGCACGACGGCCAGGTCGTGGCTGATGAAGACGTACGTCAGGCCGAGCCGCTCCTGCAGGTCCGCCAGCAGCTGCAGGATCTGCGCCTGCACGACCACGTCCAGCGCCGACACCGCTTCGTCGCACACGACGAGCTCGGGGTGCAGCGCCAGCGCCCGGGCGATGGCCACGCGCTGACGCTGACCGCCGGACAGCTCCGCGGGGTAACGGCGCAGCAGGTCGTGCGGCAGGGCGACCTGGTCCATGAGGTCGCGCACCCGGGCCCGCCGCTCGAGCCGGTCCCCCGTGCCGTGGGCGCGCAGCGGCTCCTCCACGGTGCGATACACGGTGAACAGCGGGTCGAGGGACGCGTACGGGTCCTGGAAGATCGGCTGGACCCGGCGGCGGAACGCCACCTCCGCCGCGCGACCCCGCCCGCCCACGTCCTCGCCGTCGAAGCGGATGCGCCCCGACGTCGGCTCGAGCAGCCCCAGCATCATGCGCGCGAGCGTGGACTTGCCCGACCCGGACTCCCCCACGACCGCCAGCGTCCGGCCCCGAGGAACGGCGAGGCTGACGTCGTCGACGGCGGTGAACGGGGTCGAGCGCCCCAGCAGCCCGCGCCCGCGCACGGGGAACACCTTCGTGACGCGCTCGACCTCCACCACCGGGGGCGTCGTGGCCCCCTCGGCGGCGTGGGCAGGTGCGGTCGGCACGTCGCCGTCGGCCGCGCCCGCGACGTCGCCCCGGTGCCGCGCGAGCTCGATGCGACGCGACGCGAGCGACGGCGCCGCAGCGAGCAGGCGGCGGGTGTACTCGTGCTGCGGGTCGGTGAGCAGGCTGCTGGCGTCGCCCTGCTCGACGACCTCCCCCTGGTACATGACCACGACCTTGTCGGCGCGCTCGGCCGCGAGGCCCAGGTCGTGCGTGATGAGCAGCACGGCGACGCCCAGCCGGTCGGTGAGCCCGGTGAGGCCGTCGAGGATCGTGCGCTGCACCGTGACGTCGAGGGCCGAGGTCGGCTCGTCCGCGATGAGCAGCTGGGGACGCGCCGCAAGACCCATGGCGATGAGGGCGCGCTGGCGCATGCCGCCGGAGAACTCGTGCGGGTACTGCCGTGCGCGCGCGACGGCGTCGGGCAGGCCCGCCTCGGTCAGCAGCTCGACGCTCCGCTCCCGCACGCCACGCCCGCGGACCACGCCGTTGTCCTCGAGGGTCTCGTCGACCTGAGCGCCCACGCGGCGCACGGGGTTGAGGTTCGACATCGGGTCCTGCGGCACCATGCCGATCCGGGTGCCCCGCAGCGCGGCGACGCCGTCGGGCCCGAGCGCGACGAGGTCCTGGCCGTCGAACAGGATCTGCCCTCCGGTCACCGCGCCGTTGCCCGCGAGCAGCCCGATCACGGCGGCTGCGGTGGTGGACTTGCCGGACCCCGACTCCCCCACGACCGCGACCGTCTCGCCCGGGTGCACGTCGAACGAGACCCCTCGCAGCGCGGTCGCCGGCCCTGCCTCGGTGCGGAACGTGACCTCGAGGTCACGGATGCTCAGCAGCGGCGCGCCGGCGTCGTTCTCGGGTGCGCTCGTCACGCTCACCGCCTCCTCGATCGTGGGTCGAGCGCCTCACGCAGCGCCTCGCCGAACAGCGTGAAGCCCAGGGCCGTCACGGAGATGCACACGCCGGGCCACAGGGCGAGCCGCGGCGCGATCTCGAGCTCGTTCTGCGCCGCGACGAGCATGCGCCCCCACTCCGCCGTGGTCGGCGAACCGCCGCCCAGGCCGAGGAACGACAGCGCTGCCGCCTCGATGACCGCGGTCGCCAGCAGCAGCGTCGCCTGCACGATGACGGGCGACACGCTGTTGGGCAGCACGTGGCTCATCGTGACGGTGCGCCGCGACAGCCCGAGCGAACGCGCTGCCAGCACGTAGTCCTGCCCCATCTGCGCGAGCATCGAGCCACGGAGCAGCCGTGCGAACACCGGCACCTGCACGACACCGATCGCGATGACGACGGCCGACGGGGTCTGGCCCGC contains these protein-coding regions:
- a CDS encoding ABC transporter ATP-binding protein, with the protein product MTSAPENDAGAPLLSIRDLEVTFRTEAGPATALRGVSFDVHPGETVAVVGESGSGKSTTAAAVIGLLAGNGAVTGGQILFDGQDLVALGPDGVAALRGTRIGMVPQDPMSNLNPVRRVGAQVDETLEDNGVVRGRGVRERSVELLTEAGLPDAVARARQYPHEFSGGMRQRALIAMGLAARPQLLIADEPTSALDVTVQRTILDGLTGLTDRLGVAVLLITHDLGLAAERADKVVVMYQGEVVEQGDASSLLTDPQHEYTRRLLAAAPSLASRRIELARHRGDVAGAADGDVPTAPAHAAEGATTPPVVEVERVTKVFPVRGRGLLGRSTPFTAVDDVSLAVPRGRTLAVVGESGSGKSTLARMMLGLLEPTSGRIRFDGEDVGGRGRAAEVAFRRRVQPIFQDPYASLDPLFTVYRTVEEPLRAHGTGDRLERRARVRDLMDQVALPHDLLRRYPAELSGGQRQRVAIARALALHPELVVCDEAVSALDVVVQAQILQLLADLQERLGLTYVFISHDLAVVRQIAHEVVVMQSGRVVEHGTVDDVFDAPRTEYTRTLLDAIPGRDLDLGRSA
- a CDS encoding 6-phosphofructokinase → MRVGLLTGGGDVPGLNAAIRAVVKRGEGEHGHSIIGFRNGWKGVVDGDVMPLSRRDIRNVLPTGGTLLGTARYHPHASDGGLEAALATLEAERIEALICIGGDGTLNAASKVAEAGVKVVGIPKTIDNDVWATDASIGFDTAVSIATEAIDRIHTTAESHNRVMIVEVMGRHAGWIAVTSGIAGGAELVLAPEEPFDITRIEKFLKHRHRAHASFSIVVVAEGAVPAEGTSMHYETQVGKFGEIVAGAIGERLKVEIEQRTGFDTRVTVLGHTQRGGIPTAADRILASRFGVAAIDAVTAGTTNVMTAIRGEEVVLVPLSQVAGKVKYVPQDLLTVARALA